A region of Sugiyamaella lignohabitans strain CBS 10342 chromosome A, complete sequence DNA encodes the following proteins:
- the SSO2 gene encoding Sso2p (Plasma membrane t-SNARE; involved in fusion of secretory vesicles at the plasma membrane; syntaxin homolog that is functionally redundant with Sso1p; SSO2 has a paralog, SSO1, that arose from the whole genome duplication; GO_component: GO:0005737 - cytoplasm [Evidence IDA] [PMID 11914276]; GO_component: GO:0005783 - endoplasmic reticulum [Evidence IDA] [PMID 11914276]; GO_component: GO:0016021 - integral component of membrane [Evidence IEA]; GO_component: GO:0016020 - membrane [Evidence IEA,IEA,IEA]; GO_component: GO:0005886 - plasma membrane [Evidence IDA] [PMID 16622836]; GO_component: GO:0005886 - plasma membrane [Evidence IDA] [PMID 17507646]; GO_component: GO:0005886 - plasma membrane [Evidence IDA] [PMID 19502581]; GO_component: GO:0005628 - prospore membrane [Evidence IDA] [PMID 19502581]; GO_function: GO:0005484 - SNAP receptor activity [Evidence IEA]; GO_function: GO:0005484 - SNAP receptor activity [Evidence IPI] [PMID 7954793]; GO_function: GO:0070300 - phosphatidic acid binding [Evidence IDA] [PMID 19502581]; GO_process: GO:0006893 - Golgi to plasma membrane transport [Evidence TAS] [PMID 10047442]; GO_process: GO:0031321 - ascospore-type prospore assembly [Evidence IGI] [PMID 19502581]; GO_process: GO:0006886 - intracellular protein transport [Evidence IEA]; GO_process: GO:0006906 - vesicle fusion [Evidence TAS] [PMID 10047442]; GO_process: GO:0016192 - vesicle-mediated transport [Evidence IEA]): protein MIAFFGELDDIKRNLVQYDDNVDRIEALHKRSLAEVGGEHEDYIQGQIESLTQDTQALADTLKARIKTLQAKSTRDSTKKTQAENVKRQFLSSIQKYQTTEARFRQKYREAAERQFRIVRPDATDAEVKEAIEDSAGVQIFSQALMNSNRRGQARTALTEVQTRHREIQKIEQTMAELAQLFRDMEVLVAEQEEPIRHIDEQAATVQTDIEQGVSHTQKAIFSARAARKKKWWCLGIVLIIVIILAVVLGVKLSN, encoded by the coding sequence ATGATCGCGTTCTTTGGAGAGTTGGACGATATTAAACGGAATCTGGTGCAATACGACGATAATGTCGACCGGATTGAAGCTTTACATAAGAGATCGCTTGCCGAGGTGGGAGGAGAACACGAGGATTATATCCAAGGACAGATTGAAAGTTTGACTCAAGACACCCAGGCATTGGCAGATACTCTGAAAGCGCGAATTAAGACGCTACAAGCTAAATCGACGCGAGACTCGACTAAAAAGACGCAAGCAGAGAATGTTAAAAGACAGTTTCTCAGCTCGAtccaaaaatatcagaCCACCGAGGCGCGGTTCCGCCAGAAGTATAGAGAGGCAGCCGAGCGTCAGTTTCGAATTGTTCGTCCCGATGCCACTGATGCGGAAGTTAAAGAGGCCATTGAAGACAGTGCCGGTGTTCAGATTTTCTCTCAGGCTCTGATGAACTCGAACCGTCGAGGCCAAGCCCGTACTGCGTTGACCGAGGTGCAAACCAGACACCGCGAGATCCAGAAAATCGAGCAAACCATGGCCGAACTGGCTCAATTGTTCCGCGATATGGAGGTGCTTGTGGCCGAGCAAGAAGAGCCTATCCGTCACATCGACGAGCAAGCCGCCACAGTACAAACCGACATCGAGCAGGGCGTGTCGCACACCCAAAAGGCCATTTTCTCGGCCCGTGCTGCCCGTAAGAAGAAGTGGTGGTGTCTCGGCATTGTGCtcatcattgtcatcatcCTGGCCGTCGTCCTCGGCGTCAAACTCAGCAACTAA